One region of Amphiprion ocellaris isolate individual 3 ecotype Okinawa chromosome 9, ASM2253959v1, whole genome shotgun sequence genomic DNA includes:
- the LOC111579830 gene encoding protein NDRG1-like: MVLEDECDSVFEPQITEEHVETQYGNVHCTLTGSPKANRPVILTFHDVGLNHKSCFETLFNHVDMHEILRHLPVCHVEAPGQHEAAKTLPTAYIYPTMDQLSEALPAVLKHFGLRSVIGLGVGAGAYILARFALNHPDLVDGLVLININPNADGIMDTVANKITEWTHTLPDSVITHLFGKEEIQTNHDLIATYRHHITATMNQANVSQFFRSYNSRGALEVERPVPGGNINVRTLKCPTLLLVGDNSPAVEAVVDCNSKLNPTKTTLLKMADCGGLPQVDQPAKVIEAFKYFIQGMGYLSSASMTRLRSRTTSSSSVSSFDGPRSRAHTNDLQRGRTQSHGTEDKRGRSHTDVSMESISSSHQNISKTTEVAC, from the exons ATGGTTCTGGAGGACGAGTGTGACTCTGTCTTTGAGCCCCAGATCACT GAGGAACATGTGGAGACTCAGTATGGGAATGTTCACTGCACCTTGACTGGATCTCCCAAGGCAAACCGCCCGGTTATCCTCACCTTCCACGACGTCGGACTGAACC ATAAGTCCTGCTTCGAGACTTTGTTCAACCATGTGGACATGCATGAAATCCTCAGACATCTACCAGTTTGTCACGTTGAAGCTCCTGGACAACATGAAGCAGCCAAAACTCTGCCCACTGC GTACATCTACCCCACCATGGACCAGCTGTCCGAAGCTCTGCCTGCTGTCCTCAAACACTTTGG GTTGCGGAGTGTGATCGGTTTGGGAGTCGGAGCAGGAGCTTACATCCTGGCTAGATTTGCT CTGAATCACCCTGATCTGGTCGATGGATTAGTTCTCATCAATATCAACCCCAACGCTGACGGAATAATGGACACTGTGGCAAATAAG ATCACCGAATGGACCCACACTCTGCCGGACTCAGTCATCACACACCTGTTTGGAAAG GAGGAGATCCAGACCAACCACGACCTGATAGCGACCTACCGCCACCACATCACCGCCACCATGAACCAGGCCAACGTCAGCCAGTTCTTCCGCTCGTACAACAGCCGCGGAGCTCTGGAGGTGGAGAGGCCGGTTCCTGGAGGAAACATCAACGTCAGGACGCTCAA gTGCCCCACTCTGCTGCTGGTGGGAGATAACTCTCCTGCTGTGGAGGCTGTAGTCGACTGCAACTCCAAACTCAACCCCACCAAGACCACACTGCTCAAG ATGGCCGACTGTGGAGGCCTTCCTCAGGTGGATCAG CCGGCCAAAGTCATCGAAGCCTTCAAATACTTCATCCAGGGCATGGGATACT TGTCCAGCGCCAGTATGACCAGACTCCGCTCTCGGACGACCTCCAGCTCCAGCGTTTCCTCCTTTGACGGCCCTCGTAGTCGCGCTCACACCAACGACCTGCAGCGAGGTCGGACACAGTCCCACGGCACCGAGGACAAACGTGGACGCTCGCACACCGACGTCTCCATGGAGAGCATCTCCAGCTCCCACCAGAACATCTCAAAGACCACGGAGGTGGCCTGTTAG